A genomic stretch from Actinomadura rubteroloni includes:
- a CDS encoding ArsR/SmtB family transcription factor translates to MTPPQSEPDIARAAALIAEPSRARILKALADGRAASSGALAAEAGVSASTASEHLARLAEAGLITTERRGRRREHRLAGPDVGAALEALAVIAPPEPGRTLRQSSRARALSRSRTCYDHLAGRLGVDVLQAMLQRGLIVGHDGFHRPGKAVRDRPSSYGRDIDYRVSDAGRAWFARFGVDVAALPPRRPLVRYCVDWTEQRHHLSGALGATLLDRLFALGWLRRGASPRVVHVTDAGVTGLAETLGVGPR, encoded by the coding sequence ATGACACCACCGCAGAGCGAACCGGACATCGCGCGGGCGGCGGCGCTGATCGCCGAGCCGTCCCGCGCGCGGATCCTCAAGGCGCTCGCCGACGGGCGCGCCGCGTCGTCCGGCGCGCTCGCCGCCGAGGCCGGGGTGAGCGCGTCCACGGCGAGCGAGCATCTCGCGCGGCTCGCCGAGGCCGGGCTGATCACGACCGAGCGGCGCGGCCGGCGGCGCGAGCACCGGCTCGCCGGCCCGGACGTCGGCGCGGCGCTGGAGGCCCTCGCCGTCATCGCCCCGCCCGAGCCCGGCCGGACGCTGCGGCAGAGCAGCCGCGCGCGGGCCCTCAGCCGGTCCCGCACCTGCTACGACCACCTGGCGGGACGGCTGGGCGTGGACGTCCTGCAGGCCATGCTCCAGCGCGGCCTGATCGTCGGCCACGACGGCTTCCACCGGCCGGGCAAGGCGGTGCGCGACCGTCCGTCCTCCTACGGCCGCGACATCGACTACCGGGTGAGCGACGCGGGCCGCGCCTGGTTCGCCCGGTTCGGAGTGGACGTGGCCGCGCTGCCGCCGCGCCGCCCGCTCGTCCGCTACTGCGTCGACTGGACCGAGCAGCGTCACCACCTGTCCGGCGCGCTCGGCGCCACCCTGCTGGACCGCCTGTTCGCGCTCGGCTGGCTGCGCCGGGGAGCGTCGCCGCGCGTCGTCCACGTCACGGACGCGGGGGTGACCGGCCTGGCCGAAACCCTCGGCGTCGGCCCGCGCTAG
- a CDS encoding MFS transporter, whose product MERRTPLVALSLGYFMVMLDVTVVTVAVPAVRSSLHASAAAVQWSVDGYSAVFAGLLLAGGALGDRRGHRGVFLAGLALFTAASAGCGLARTAAELVALRLVQGAGAALLVPASLALLTAAYPDRAGRARALGIWAGVAGTAFASGPVVGGFLVAGLNWRTVFWLNVPIAACACALTLRFVPAPPPRRDAGPPDRAGQVLGVAGLTALAGGFNEAASAGWTSARTLLVLPAGSCALAAFVAVERRREASGAAPLLAPSWFRRPGFAATAAIGVLLNIGMYGLLYLATLYFQEERGRGAFATGLMLLPMAGMATVVSPLSGRLTARFGPSAPMTGALLLGAAGSLGWLAAGPRTPYPAVLFALTALGVAVPLTVPAATAAIIEAAPPGTAGVATAVFNVARQSGNAIGIAVFGTLAASDLVTGLHYAACLAAAGFLLAALLSRRL is encoded by the coding sequence ATGGAACGACGTACTCCGCTCGTGGCGCTCAGCCTCGGCTACTTCATGGTGATGCTCGACGTGACGGTGGTGACGGTCGCCGTCCCGGCCGTCCGGTCCTCCCTCCACGCGAGCGCGGCGGCCGTCCAGTGGAGCGTGGACGGCTACAGCGCCGTCTTCGCCGGGCTGCTGCTCGCCGGCGGCGCGCTCGGCGACCGGCGCGGGCACCGGGGCGTGTTCCTGGCGGGGCTCGCGCTGTTCACGGCCGCGTCGGCGGGCTGCGGCCTCGCGCGGACGGCCGCCGAACTCGTCGCGCTGCGGCTCGTGCAGGGGGCGGGGGCGGCGCTGCTCGTCCCGGCGTCGCTGGCGCTGCTGACCGCCGCCTACCCCGACCGTGCCGGACGGGCGCGCGCGCTCGGGATCTGGGCCGGCGTCGCGGGGACGGCGTTCGCGTCGGGGCCGGTCGTCGGCGGCTTCCTCGTCGCGGGCCTGAACTGGCGGACGGTGTTCTGGCTGAACGTCCCGATCGCCGCCTGCGCGTGCGCGCTGACGCTCCGGTTCGTCCCGGCTCCCCCGCCGCGCCGGGACGCCGGCCCGCCCGACCGGGCCGGGCAGGTGCTCGGCGTCGCGGGGCTGACGGCGCTCGCGGGCGGGTTCAACGAGGCGGCGTCGGCGGGCTGGACGTCCGCGCGCACGCTGCTCGTCCTGCCCGCCGGTTCGTGCGCGCTGGCGGCGTTCGTCGCGGTGGAACGCCGCCGGGAGGCGTCGGGCGCGGCTCCGCTGCTGGCGCCGTCCTGGTTCCGGCGGCCCGGGTTCGCGGCGACGGCGGCGATCGGCGTCCTGCTCAACATCGGAATGTACGGCCTGCTCTACCTCGCGACGCTCTACTTCCAGGAGGAGCGCGGGCGCGGCGCGTTCGCGACCGGGCTGATGCTGCTGCCGATGGCGGGCATGGCGACGGTCGTCTCCCCGCTGTCGGGCCGCCTCACGGCGCGGTTCGGCCCGTCCGCCCCCATGACCGGCGCCCTCCTGCTCGGCGCGGCGGGCTCCCTCGGCTGGCTCGCCGCAGGCCCCCGCACGCCGTATCCCGCCGTCCTGTTCGCCCTGACCGCGCTGGGCGTGGCGGTCCCGCTGACCGTCCCGGCCGCGACCGCCGCCATCATCGAGGCGGCCCCGCCCGGCACGGCGGGCGTCGCGACGGCCGTCTTCAACGTCGCCCGCCAGTCCGGCAACGCGATCGGCATCGCCGTCTTCGGCACCCTGGCCGCGTCCGACCTGGTCACGGGCCTGCACTACGCCGCCTGCCTGGCCGCCGCCGGCTTCCTCCTGGCCGCCCTCCTCAGCCGCCGCCTCTGA